The nucleotide sequence TAGTCTTGTACATCTTTTGCAATACCTGTAccattgaatttttattttaccaGCTTGAAAATGTATGGATGGATGTCAAAATGCCCTTATTTCTAATAGTAAAAAAGTTGTTCTTGAATTATTTGATAAAACCATGTTGCAACAAAAAAAGTTACTAAATTACCTTTACCTACGTAGTAAAATGAGTGAAACCGATTTTGGTTAACACATTGGCCCTTTTGATATACCAATGGACTTAATCATGTTAGTGTATTTCCATTTACACCTATGATGAAACAGGCGAAAATTTGTCTTCTGTTATATTTGGTAAAATAGATACATTATGcttatttgtatttttcattttgtaaaggTATTACAAAGACGACAGGATAACACAAACTTTTACAGAACATGGGCAGAGTATAAAAAAGGATTTGGATATGTCGAAAAAAGCTTTTGGCTAGGTAATTGTTGTATCAATGCAATTATTATTCATCTTACATTCGCTGCTGATAAAATAGAAATTGTTATAGTGAACACAACTTTTGGTTAATGTTAAACACTCTCATCAATTTTCAATgtgttgaaagaaaaatattataataaaagaacaaaattcCACAACCAACGAATAAATTTTCTTTCCTGATTATGAATCtaaatggattaaaaaaaaaaaaaatttgaatttttttaaacggTTCAACATACAACATTTTCAATCGTATGttcttgtttacttttttaaaacagGGAATGataatatacatattttgacTTCAAATGGAAAGTATGAGTTAAGGATAGATTTAGGTGACTGGACGGGAAACAAGTGGTATGCCATCTACAAAACATTCGCAGTTGGAAATGAAACAAACAAGTATATTTTGAAGGTTGGAGGATACAGTGGGAATGCCAGTAAGTTTATTTACGTAGAAAACAAATTACGCAATATTTGATTAATCTGATAGTTTGCATTATCTTAGATATATTTCCTAGCAGCACATGATATTAATTAgtatcaaaaatgtatatgaatttGAGAATTAAGATGAATTGAACTTATTATAGGAAAGTTATACCCAATTTGTCATACAGAGTGCAAACTAAGTCGTATCAATAATGATAAGTTCAAACTAAAATATTGTAACGCACATATCCAATAGGTTTACATATTGGAACTAATTCTAAATCAATGAAAGACTAAGTCtagattaaaagtaaaataacataactaccaaatttttcttggagttcaatatttttgccATTTTACTTTTATATCGTTGTATGTGTCATGCATATATGTGTTGAAGACACACAAGATTGAAGAATGAAAAACATAGCTATTCGTATTTGATGTGCTTCTTTCGATTTAGAATTTAAAAGTGATAAAGGTCTCTATTTATCTATACTAAATACATAATCAAGAATGAACATAATAATGTCTGTTCcaatatacctcccacgtaaatccttATGTATTGTAATCTTTGAGTAAAAACTATGGCGTTTTCGCTATGTAACAAATTGCGACGAAAAACAATTAGAATTAATGCATAAGAGCTCGGAGAATGTACAAAATCAGAATAGAATAAAAAGCAGCGAAATTCCATTAATGCTTTCGGCgcattaaaataattaaatcaataatttttCGCGAAAACTCCAAACTTAGATAATGTTGTATTATAATAGGCCTTTTGGAGCttctttttaataacaaaatgccAAATCTTTAAGGTGGCATAAGACAAAGAAAAAGTTAAGTAAAAGTGGCAAAGTTTGGGATGGAGAAATAGAAGAATTATGCACATTTTTTTATCcgttattaaaaaaatgtaagttATAGATTAATGGAAATTTAAAGCTTTaaggtaaaatagaacagccataGACCTCGCGTTAGTTTTTTAAATGACCGTTTGTGTTCTTATAAATTCATGTcagtcatacatgtcatatatgtgTTGTTAATTTACACATGGTCGAGTAGGTAGCGATAATCGTTAATGCTATCCTTCGCTAACAGTCAGGATAAAACTCAAATATAACGGCCcaatagatatcaaaggtaccagttttgccaaatacggctaacgtAATCTATGCCAAGGCATGAGTAAACTTACAATAACTCATTCACTTTACATGAACTATTCCTTATATATATAAAGGGGATTTCAATCAGAAATAAAATGGTAGGCTTATTCAAacttgatatttaaaacaaatctttatgaAATTACAAATAAACTAAAAAGATCGATTAAGTAAATAAAGTTATTGATAATTTTAACTGTATCTATTTAATCACAGAAGATAGTTTAACGTATCATAACGGAATGAAGTTCTCAACGAAAGATCGCGACAATGATAAGTGGTCAAAAAACTGTGCAGAACATGCTAAAGGAGGATGGTGGTACCTTGACTGTCATCATACAAATCTAAATGGTAT is from Mytilus galloprovincialis chromosome 6, xbMytGall1.hap1.1, whole genome shotgun sequence and encodes:
- the LOC143078462 gene encoding ryncolin-2-like; translation: MLKNDVQGLCKPLDLNKPRDCTELKAEHKNSGVYTIYPDNSTAITVYCNMDEFDGGWTVLQRRQDNTNFYRTWAEYKKGFGYVEKSFWLGNDNIHILTSNGKYELRIDLGDWTGNKWYAIYKTFAVGNETNKYILKVGGYSGNAKDSLTYHNGMKFSTKDRDNDKWSKNCAEHAKGGWWYLDCHHTNLNGIYKKGKSYYWNVVSWDGIKNVYYSMKFARMMIRRL